The sequence GACCAAAATACATTGAAATTCACAGACGAGAAGAAATATTTACACGTGTAGTGCAAGGAGATACACAGCAGCACTATAGCAAAGGGGAAGGTCTGGAATCCACCCCTACAGTAAAGAATCCTATTTACATACATGTTCCAGGCAGTTGTCACGGGAACCCCGGAGCGGCTCAGCTCTGAGTTTGCCGGTAGAGGGCATTCTCTTTGTTGTGCGTCGTCTCCCAGCTGCTGTGCGGAATTTTGGCAGAGCGTAGAGAGGGCGACTGGTCGTTCTGCACGGAGAGCTTCTTAACCTGGGATCGAGAGAGGGGGCAATAGTGAGCAGCGACCCCCGAACGTCACCTAGTGGCCATGGCTTTCTACCCCACCCATCAACATTTCCACTACCTCTTCCATAGCCACAAAACCAGCAAGCCCACCGGTCCCACTCACCTGTCTGAAGGCCGTGGCCGTACTGGGAGAGTTATCCTCCTGGAGGATTTTGAAGGGCGATCTCCCGGGTGCCGAAGAATGTAGAGCCTTCCGGGGGCGCTGCCGAGAATGCTTCGCGCCTGGGATGGAGACAGGGAGGTTAGAGAGATCTCAGAAGGTTCTACAACCCAACGAGATGACAAGCCCAGATCTTACCTGTGGACCGCGGAGACTTGCCCCTGGGCTTTTGGGGTTGCCCAGCCGGCTGTGCAGGCTCTGGTGCCACCGGAGGTTGGACAACTGGAGTTTCTTCCGAGGAACTCTTCTTGGCTTCCTCCAGGTCGGCCGGCGGGGTGGTCTGTGGCTCCTCTGGAACAGAGGGTCCAGGATTCAGGGCGCTCGAGGGGCTTTCCTCAACCACAGAATCCTCGGAGATAAACACGTCGCTCAGCTGCTTGGCCAGGAGGTTCAGGGCAACTGAATGGAGAGGGAGCGTGgggtataaattaaatactGCCAGAGAGAAACCcctttgggggggtgggggcgATATAAGGGCACCTATGTAACCCTACATAATGTATGCCCAGTTACCCCCCCTTCCAGTTATCTTTCCTCTTTTGTTAAGTTGTTGATTATTCCGGGTATATTGGGTTCATCGCTTGGTTAATTTATAACACACAAGTCCCCCCCAGCACTGACCGTGTAAGGAGGGCCTCAGGGGAGTGCGGACAATTCCATGGGTGGGCGATCGGGGGTCAGTAATTTCTGGGGTATCCTGGAGATCTTCCTCGATGGAAGACAGTACGGCGCGCTGCGGCGAATCCCCAacctatagaaataaaaacagtttgAGGAACCTCGCAAGGGCATCCGAAATAAATCAGAACGACGGGCGAGCCGGCTGCGGGACGGGCGAGCTGGCTGCCGGACGGGCAAACGCAGACCGTAGGGGCAATTCTTACACAACGTGGAGGTGCAGAACACGCTCATGCCACCTACAGCTTGTTCGGCCCAAACATACACCGCAGGAACTCCAGGCCCAATCAGCACTCACCGCAATAGGCGTCCTGGGGATCCCGGCGGTGGGGGAACGGGGGTCAGTGACATGTGCCAAATGCTGGTTGCGCAGGGGGCGGGACGGGGTAACTTGTTCTCTGGACTCAGATGaccccattattattatctgctgCAGGTCAGACAGGATCCTACAAGAAAGATCATACACAGTGTTACCTAAACAGAGCTCAAACCCCACCGCTCCCAACCCAAGACCCCCGCTCAAAGATCAGCCATTATTAGCCACGACACATATATAGCCCCTATGCATATGGCTGAGAAGCTCATGTAAAGCACAGCCCTGCAATgtgtgggatgtataactgagtaACGGATCACcttatacatcacacatactgCAGGGATGAACTGCTCAGCAACATTCAATGCATATGTAACCGGGTGGAGGGCTGACTCAGCCACCCTATAGCTAACTCACACTCTCATCACTCAAGCCCTCAGCCTCCTGTATATAAATAAcccaatatatatctatactgcCCCTCATCACATCACGCTAACTCCCTACCTTTCAGCACCGGCGTCGCCCAGATCGAACTGTCTCGATGAAAATCTATCACTGATCAGCCACTCGCCCCTAAGCTACATTCAAACTCCGCGCCACGGCCAATCACACGCCTCGGTATCATCTACTGGCTGGAATAAAGCCAACCCTTCCTCAACCGACCAATAGGAGAGCTCGTAACAGACTCCTCTCAGTGAGCACAGCCAGCAACCTAACGCGGTGTTCATTGGCTGGACATTTGATCGGTTATTTTTTGAGAAGGAGGCGTTGCTCTCACCAAGTCACCGGACACGCCTCTCTAGGTTATTGGACGATGTGTGGGCGTGGACTCTCCATGTAATACATAGTAACTTAGTGAGGTGCGCCGCCATATTATTGGAGGAAGGAACTGTATGTTGCTGTGGGTGGGGAGTAGAAAGGTTAAAGGGCAATTGCTATAAATACAGTGTAGGGATATCACATGGTGCAAAGGGGATTAAGCTGCTAAATAGCGCTGGCTGTGGCTATATTTACTTACTATATGCACcatgtaatataaatgtatctatgtttttatatatataatatatatttaataaataaagcaatatgGCAGATCAAAGACACATCAGTATGATCTACATCTAGCAAAGAGGCCAGCACAGTGACTACTCGATGTAcatcgctgcggaatatgatggcactatataaatctataaataacaATGAGGGCATCGGCCCGCAAAAAGTCTCAACGATgcgtatagaaacagcagggaatgagGTCATGTAATGAATAAATAAGGTCTTCTCCTCATTAAAATGCCTTAATGCCTCAAACTCACGTAAACATAATCCCACCCCCGTCCACACCTCTGACTCCCACCCTGCAAAACAAAAGGGTCTCTCTCTGAGCGATTCACGTGTTCACCGAAGGTATGCATGTGGCGTGTAGATCGTCTCGGGCAGGAAAATGTATACGTGTCGGCCACTACAAAAAGTAACCCACggcatgttatatatattcaaagGATTTGGAAATCTGAAGAAATTCAAGGCTTGTATGTCTTCATGATGTCTTATCTGGACAAAATACAGCCATTaacaaaaaattgtatttatatatatatatatatatatatcttattaatAATGTACAGCACGGCAAATTGTCTGAAACTAACACTGGGTCAACGACAAAACTGTCCTGGCGCTGAAAGGGTTTGAGAAACCTtcgatttgtgtttttttcccttcaaatATGGAAGCCCCACCAACCTTCCCAAAAAAGTGCAATTCTACGCACAATATGGTAAAATATGGAGTGATCGGCAGATCACCTAGCGTTCCACctgttgctatggtaactgcGCTTCATTTATGTCTGTGCAcctaaattcctttttttatagataaACCTCCAACAGGCACGGATTGGCCATCTGGTAGCCGGCCGGGCCACATTCTTACTGTtactgctgctccagtggcagatcgggtcctgcagtgtgtggccCCCGGCACGATTTGTGtgagaatgaaaatgaaatgtgcGGCCATCACACCTGGGAAGTCTCCAGGTCTCCGCTTTGCACCGTCACCCCTATCGACACCATCCCTGGGAACTTAACAAAAcgtttgaaatattaaccctttaataacccaCTGTGACGATTCTAGGTAGCATCTTCTACTCTCTGTGTTACCCAAATGACTCTAATTCCAGACCTAATGGAAaacttgacttgtcattatttaaagatacacctgcattcaagcagggatatcaaccataacatactggtagcaaaagcaccaattgggagtcttatatatgatcacactAGCGTGGAATAGCAAGGAGTCGTCTCTGGACTGTGTGCcattgagaatctgccccttcaccctgagattggggcaaaaacccaggATGTGGTTATTACTTTCTCAGGTAAAAAGGCCTTGgttttgtttaataataataatttgatttaatAATATCAGATCATGTTTAATGATTCATTGAGAGAACATACAAAAGTCAAACACACCCTTTCCCTTATTAAAGATGGCCGCCGTGAAATCAAAACATGTCAACATGGTTTGCCGCAGCACGGATGCTTTTGCGCATGCGTATTTTCATCAACGCGCCGCAGTCACCAGCGCCAACTTGCTTCCACGAGCTTCCGCGCATGCTCCCTGTATCCTGGCGTTCGGTCCAGTCACCACCGAGACTGAGGATCAGCGGACAGACAGTCACCGGAAGCGGAATCCTGAAACTATCCAGGCGCTGGAGTCATGGCGGACTGGAAAGATGCTCTGCTGTCTGTACTGCCGACTATCCGCGTCCCGAGGGCTGGAGACCGAGTCCATAAGGATGAGTGCGCCTTCTCCTTCCATACACCGGTATGCCACTGGTGGAGTGGGGTGCTTCTGGTCGTATATCCGCCTATAGATCTTCACTTATATATTCTTACTGTCTCATCTGTAATCTCTAATTGAGCACACTTACCCCTTATAGCCGATCACGTCATCAGTAACGCCCATTATAGCCATCTATAGATGCTGACAACCGCTGTGGTATTCACCTGACAGTATATATAGACACTGTTAGCCACACCCCTATATAGGGTAAACGGATTTCACTGGTGACAGTTGTGGGCTGTGTATACTGCAGGCCTGGATTCAATTCATTGCAGCCCTTATAGACATTTGGCCATTTACCCTAAACTCTCCATAGGTGCTGACAGCGAGTCCTCCCATACCTGCCTGTAGATACTGCTGTCCCTTTAGCACGCGCCGCCTCAAGCCTCCCAATCTAGTCTACTACTGTAAGCAAGCTGAGGAGGTgtgaagttatatatatatttgtgtatatatagtatatagcgCTCACAGgtcttttattgtaaaaaaactaaactttttATTGATAGATTAATGTATTCAATCAACATCCTAATCTAATGGAAGGGAATTGcactaaaaaaatgcataacagaatagctaaaaaaaaaaaaaactacttaatTTCTTACCGAAACCAAGTAAAAGTGTATAAAGCACTCACATGGATATAAAGGCAAACAAGCTGCCATAAGCAATAGTTCGCTTTCCTGTCCCTCTCATGTTCGCCTATATATCCCTCCAAGTGCTTTATACGCTTTTACTTGTTTTTGGTGAtaaaaaatgtggtgtttttttattttttttactgtttagcGATTACcattatgcatttatttcagTGCGGCTCCCTTCCATTAGATCTGTCTGTATTTTAACCTGTTGGGTGCAGGAGGGAGTTTAATGCACttgttttgctttattatttaaacatattcttTGCATTTTGGTGCCACGTGGTCTGTATTATTTAGTCAACATCCTAGTGAGACCATTTGTCAAGAtctatgtgtgtctgtctgtctgtctatatgttCCCTGAGATCGCAAAAAGGTGGGCACGAATAGTACAGTTTCCTGCTGTAACAGATAATCACGCAAAATCTCACTAAATTCCACCAGCCAGCATAAAAAGGACCGGCCCtatttggcccccgtctagccgcctgtttctcctgctgtaaagactcaaagtctcgtcttagattcaggagccgtatgccgatcccgtgcatgtttaaatcccctcgctgtatgaTGTCACACAAACACATGCGCGTCTATCGTGAATTGAAGGTGTGCGGTGTGGAAGATGATTGACGTTTTGTCCCTTTTGTTCCGCAGGAGTCGGAATGCGGTCTGTACGTTTGTATGAACTCCTTTCTGGGCTTTGGACGACCCTACGTGGAACGTTACTATAACAAAACCGGCCAGAGAGCCTTTCTCCACCTCAAGAGGACCCCCAAACCGGTACAAGTTGGGTGTCAGTCTAGTGAAGACCGCTGTGTGTGTAACCGCGGTGCTTGTGTACTGATGGCTTTTTGTAGCAGAGGTAGCTTTATAACCAGATCAACAATTATGTCAAAATTTTGTGTTTCCAGAAATCCGATGACTCCAGCTCAGGCACCGGCGATCCTCCTCGCAAGAAGCCCACGCGTCTTGCTATCGGTAAACCCTAACCCTTCGCCCTCCGCTTTGTTGCAATAATTCTTAGGGGGGTTTCCTCTGTTTAATAAGATGCTGCTGTGTGTTAGGTGACTCTGGGTATGAGCCAAGGGGGTCTAAATAGGTCAGTAATATCCCACCCATCACACCTGTTCCTGTCTTCACGCATTGGCCCTCTTTCTGTACTGTCTCTCTAAGTTGATAACCTTCTAAACCCCCCCGTTTGTTTTATTGCCCCCTGTAGGGGTGGAGGGAGGCTTTGACATGACTGACGAGCAGTGTGAATATGAAGAGGAAGTGAAGCTGGTCATTCTTCCCGAGTTCTTGGAGGTTCATAGAGATGAGCTGTCGGGACTTCCGGACATGGTCAGAGACCGGGTGAGTGCTTTTCGCTGTGGGGGGGTTGGTTGGGTTAGAGGGCGTTTCACAAGGGGCTCTGAGAAAGAGAGGACTGCTGACTAATTGCTCTGTCCCGCTCTGTCAGGTGTCCTCGGCTATCGATGCCATCTTGTCTGCTGACTCGGCGTCCCGCAAGCAGGAGGTCCAGGCGTGGGATGGGGAGGTGAGGCAGGTCTCCAAACACGCGTTCAACCTGCCCCAGCTCGAAGGAGTTCCCCGCATTCCTCCGTGGTAAGTGCCCCTGGCCCTTGTGACTACCTTTTCTTCGTGCTTGGCTTCCCGTGTGGAAGGCTGTAAACCCGGTCTTGGCAAAAGGATCATTAAgttcaattaaaatatttactaagATGATGGCGTGCGGAAAATATAGAACCGACAGAAATGTATCATctgaaaaagaacacaaaatgtTGCGGTATTTTctgtgttgcttttttttattggggaagttatatccaaaatatattctagGTTTGTGCCTGTTTGGTGCGTTCATTGATATGAaagatgtttttatttcctggtGGGCTGCGCATGCACGCTCGGTGGTCCTTGTTAATTCTGTGATGtttattctctctctttctctccagcGGGTGGAAGTGCAGCGTGTGTGACCTTCGTGAAAACCTCTGGCTTAATTTGACCGATGGCTCCATTTTATGCGGGAGAAGATACTTCGATGGTAGTGGAGGGAATAACCATGCGGTGCATCATTACCGCGAGACTGGCTACCCGCTGGCTGTCAAACTCGGCACAATAACCCCTGACGGGGCAGGTTAGTCCTCTAATATGTGTCTATCCTGACGCTGTTTGTTCACTAAGTGTGTGAAACCCCCTTTCTCTCCCCAATCTCCTATACTGTATTTCCTGAATCCTCTCATTTAACCAAGTTCCCCTCTTGCTGCAGATGTCTACTCCTATGATGAGGATGATATGGTGCTGGACCCCAACCTAGCAGAGCATCTGTCTCACTTCGGAATTGACATGATGAAGATGcagaaggtgtgtgtgtggcagttTGTGGCAACATACATACGATAAGTGTATTAATAAGTGTTTTAACGGCTAAGGCAAgatgaaagaacaaaaaaagatttacatttttcacagcATGACAGACTAGAtgtgctgaatggttcttatcggccGTCGGATTCCATATTGGTTCCGTTTACTCTATTTAAGCGGAATCTTTCTTTTCTGGTGtatacgttattattattattattattattattattattattattattagagttGCGAGGGCTTTCTGTGATTGggtgtgtgttatatgtaacTGCTTATTATAGTTCAGAGTTAAAGGGCTAGCCCAGTAAACGCTGTGCCTCCCTTTTGCCTTCCATTAGACGGACAAAACGATGACCGAGCTGGAAATTGATATGAATCAGCGGATCGGGGAGTGGGATCTGATCCAGGAGTCGGGGGTACAGCTCCAGCCGCTGTACGGGCCAGGCTACACCGGGATACGTAATCTGGGAAACAGCTGCTACCTCAACTCGACCATGCAAGTCATCTTCAACATCCCCGCCTTCCAGCGCAAGTAAGTGCCCCGGGCGGCCCTGTCGGGGGCTTTATGTTAACGGAGAAAGAATAAGGAAAGGGGATGGGAAGCTCCGGCTCGAGGAGGATTCCGACTGGTTccttaggggttttttttgtgtttttgcctaCAGGTACGTGGACCGGATGGAGCAAATCTTCCAGAAAGCCCCCGGTGACCCTACGCAGGATTTTAACACCCAGGTGTAAGTGATGATTGGTGACGTACATAGGGCTGGGTAGTTGCATGcgcgcgggggggggcagtacaGAATCGCGCATGTATGGGAGGAGTGCCGGCATCGTGCTGATAGTCCCTGTCCGTGTTTGATTCCCGCAGAGCTAAGCTGGGACACGGCTTGTCATCTGGCGAACACTCAAAGCCAGCAGCTGAGAAAGAAACCGACACTGCCGATCAGAAGGTGAGTGATGTTTGTATGAGTGTGCAGTAACTGCGCTTCCCGGGTCTGTCTGCCTGGAAAGAAAGTGCGATGTGATAGGGGTGGATCTgttctttgtttcagggcatGCAGGATGGGATTGCTCCGCGCATGTTCAAAGCCCTGGTGGGAAAGGGACACGCAGAGTTTTCCACCAACCGTCAGCAGGATGCCCAGGAATTCTTCCTGCACTTCATAAACATGGTGGAGGTAAGTGCTACGGGGGGCAGCGGTATCTATCTCTAAAgaacattatcttttttttatttttctgagaaAAAACTTGGATATAGAAATACTTTTGAAAGCCGCTTCGGTATTTATCCGCATTACATTATTCAGATTATGCTATATTAGGCACATCAGGGACCAAGACGTACTGATATGGCACCCATTCTCTATCTTATGCGATATTAAAATATGTCCTGATGTGTAACTCAACTCATTCATTTAGTTTCCTTTAATGCACCCAAATGGTATAAATCTGTAAAATGGCATAGAAAGTTATGAGCGACATGGTTCCATATGTTTGCCCCTGGTTGCATATGTTGGCCCCTGGTTGCAAATGTTGGCCCCTGGTTACAACTGTAATCGCTCTTTTACAAGCCAATGATGGCTTCTTGAGCCCTGACACCCATGTAAGAAAGCAGAGATCTGGTAAAGAACCTCTGTATTCGCAGTAATCGGTATGCAATCTCGAAAGGGGGCTTTTGTTTTTAAGATGCATTCTAATTCACTTTAGACAGGCTGTAGACCAGACCTGGGCATACagtgttgttttttgggggggttgcaCAATGCTCACCTCCATCTTTGTTTAGAGGAACTGCCGAAGTTCGTCCAACCCCAACGAGGTTTTTCGTTTCCTGGTGGAGGAGAAGATCAAGTGTCTGGTGTCTCAGAAGGTCAAGTACACTCAGAGGGTCGAGTACATCCTCCAGCTCCCTGTGCCGATGGAAGCGGCCCTTAACAAAGGTGGGCTTTAGGGAACGATGGCGTGGCTTGTTGCGTTGGCATCGAGCGAATTCTACGTATGATGTAGTATAATTTTAACCGATCCCGTGACGGCTGCTTGTAAACTAACCAGGACTGACACAAGATCAACCATCCTATAAGATTACATTGGGGATGGTTTGTATTCTAGTATCTGTTTGTAGTCCAAGTTGTCTATGATGGTCCGGGTTCTCTTTGGATGATGGAGCAAAGAAATCCTTGGAGAGATTGTATGATTTGAATGAAAAATCCAGCGTCGCCGCGAGAAACGAAGGAACTTTGTGGATTCCCGTGCTGAGTGCGTACGTTGTGATCCTCATTGAGATGTCTCTTGTGTCACACAGAGGAGCTGAGTATATACGAGCAGAGCAGACTCCAGGCCGAGCAGGAACACAGACCCCCGCCGGAGCTGGTCCGAGCACGGATCCCTTTCTCGGCCTGCCTGGATGCGTTTGCTGCCCCCGAACAACTGGACGAGTTCTGGAGCTCGGCCCTGCAGGCCAAATCCACTGCGTTAAAGTAAGAGACCCGGCCAAAAACCCCAACCGGCTCCAATGCGTAACGTGTTGGACTTCGACGCCGTTCTGTTACAGTTACAGACATTTATCTGACTATTTATCTCTTATACTATCCCGAGATATAAGCGCTTACTAATATTATATGataacaaaataacagctgTAACTACGGGGAGATTCTGCCCGCAGATTCTACGTCGGCTCAGTGTCCTGGGGATGCGTTTTGGGTGAAGCTGATTAGGACGGTGTGATTCTTAGTGTCCGACTGTCTCTCTCACACCCTTCTCTCTTGCCTCCTCCATCTCACCCGAAACTGATTTCTTCTCTCCCTCCATAGGACGTCCAGCTTTGCCTCATTTCCTGACTATTTGGTCATCCAGATTAAGAAATTCACTTTTGGCCTTGACTGGGTGCCCAAAAAACTAGGTGAGAGCGTTATATGTGTGATGGGGGTGAATACTAAATGGAATAATACAGAGGGGGTTATCTGGGTGATGTTTTTAGGGCAGGGGTAAAAGGTCCcacataaaatagaaataaacctTAATCTGCACTTTTCTTTGATATCTAGATGTTTCCATTGATGTCCCCGAGGAGTTGGACCTGTCCCAGTTCCGGGGCGGGGGGCTGCAGGCAGACGAAGAAGAGCTTCAAGACGTTGCCCCTCCGTTGGTCACCCCAGATGAGCCCAAAGGTACCcttggtttctatggcaacgacGATGACGACTCCTACTGCTCCCCTAACTTCTCCTCTCCGACATGTTAGTGTTTCTGCCTCTTGTCGGACCCCTCGCGTGTGCCGTGAGCGCGTGTGTAAAGCcactggcgtgtgtgtgtgtcgaaTGTGATTGTAAATACTATTAGTGTGTAAGAACACTAGCGTGTGTCACGAGAGTGCCAAGCTGGTACTTGTGCAAATGTGGATGGAAACAATGCGTCCCTTCGTGGTCTCATCCGTGTGACGCCTGCGGGGTGAGCGATTGGGACCCTGGGCGTTCTCCGTGGGGTGAGATAACGTGTCGGCCGGCTGAGTGTCCCCTGTAGGTACCACGGCCAGGTTTTATTTTCTTGGTGGATGGCGCCCTCTTGTGGCTTCGCCTGTTGAAAGCCCCTCTTCTGTCCTTTGATAAAAGCGGGGGCCGCCAGCGGACGCCTCACTTGCAGTGACAGAGCTGCATTAAATGCCCGTTTACTTTACTAAAAAGTGGCATTAATTGTTGCATCCTATCTACACTTTATCAGGAATTAATACCTTCTTAAAGCTGATGTTCCACTTACTCTGCCGAATTTAACGCTTTCAAGGCATCATTCTTACTGTTTCTGCCCCAACCCTTTAAAAGTTttgtctttaataataaaaataataatttgacaGATCTGCTCGTTTGTATTTACGTAAAATACCAGAGGGCTCGATGTTTGGTCTTAGCGGGTCGGGGAGCCATTATATACCGTGTGTTAAGCTGTATTTGGCGCAGTTGGGTCCATATCATGAATGTAAGCGTGTTTGTGTGTGCGGCGTGTATCGCGTTGTGAATCTTCACGCTCGCTGTCGATATgcggggtgggggggtctgccCGTGGGCTCCCTTTCCGTGTCCTGTCACTCTATCCAAACCCCCGCAGGATTCCCTTTCCCTTCTTCGCTTCTCCCCCCCACTTTATGTATCACTAACTTATTCTTAACTCTCCAGCTCCTGTGCTTGACGAGTCCGTGGTAACTCAGCTGGTGGAGATGGGCTTCCCGGCGGAGGCGTGCCGTAAGGCTGTGTATTACACAGGCAATAGCGGAGCGGAGGCTGCTATGACGTGGGTGATGTCACATATGGATGACCCAGGTAATACATGAGGTCATCTTTCACCTTGGCCAGTGACCCGGGGCCTAGTCTTCTGCAGTTTATCTGAAGCTTCTCGTTGATCATGCCTTCTTTCCCCACTTCTTCAGATTTTGCCCACCCTCTAGTGGTATCTGGCGTGAGTGCCCCAGTCAGTGTAGGAGGAGACCCCCCACCAGAGGAGCACGTGGCGACGATAATATCCATGGGTTTCTCGCATGAGCAGGCTGTGAGAGCTCTCCGAGCCACCGTGAGTATATCAGTGGGGTCTCGTCATTCCCTGCCCCGGCACTAGGACCCTGCAGATCTCACATTTTTGGTTGAAACGCGTCTCAAATCGAATTTGGACCAAGAatttaatcaaaaaaaaaaaaaaaaaaatcccttaaatattagaaaaaaataaggcaatatttaagatgtttccatgtattttaataaaaaaaaatagctggtataaatggaaaaacaatatatctggtatattgtattgtaataaattaatcACAATCGTTGattgactgttttttttaaatattaggcTATTTAATGGACGAGGGGCCGTCATTATTGCGTAGTTATTGCATACTGAATCTGTTTGTTTATATCgctacacacgcacatacagtCACACATACGCACACCTGCCTACCGCTCACAGCGCCCTCGCGGTCTGCCACTCCCGGCTTTCCCTCACTGGCGCTGGGACGTTATATCGTATCGTGGCCCTCAGGCCTGACAGAGGGGGCCATGCTCCAAATCTCCCGCCTTTTGACTTTCTCCTCTGTCACCCTGCAGAACAATAGCCTGGAACGCGCCGTGGACTGGATCTTCTCGCACATCGATGATCTAGATGCCGAGGCCGCCATGGATTTGTCGGAGGGCCGCTCTGCCGCCGAGTCCGTGTCGGAGAGTTTACCGGCCGCGGGTCCTCGTGTGAGGGACGGCACTGGCAGTGAGTATCGGGGAggcgggggggggttgttaGTAGACCGGGGGCTATTCTTGTGGGGTGAATAGACCTCATTGCCTCTTCTTCTCCCGCAGGATACGAGCTGTTTGCATTCATTAGCCACATGGGCACGTCCACTATGTGCGGCCATTACGTGTGTCacataaagaaagaaggaaggtgAGAGATCCTTTACGTGTCTCGTCGCTCTCTTGCTTTTTATTCTTACCCCTCAGTCGCCGGAACTGCCTGCcggacgccccccccccccacttactccttgttcttctgtcttctgcaGGTGGGTCATATACAACGACCAGAAAGTTTGCGCGTCGGAAAAGCCACCCAAAGACTTGGGGTATATTTACTTCTACCAGCGTGTGCAGAGCTAATCGCCCCCTGTCCGTACATGCCTACAGGCAGGTTGTTACCCTAAAAGCCCCTCTTAGTACGGGGGTCT comes from Spea bombifrons isolate aSpeBom1 chromosome 11, aSpeBom1.2.pri, whole genome shotgun sequence and encodes:
- the USP5 gene encoding ubiquitin carboxyl-terminal hydrolase 5 isoform X1 — its product is MADWKDALLSVLPTIRVPRAGDRVHKDECAFSFHTPESECGLYVCMNSFLGFGRPYVERYYNKTGQRAFLHLKRTPKPVQKSDDSSSGTGDPPRKKPTRLAIGVEGGFDMTDEQCEYEEEVKLVILPEFLEVHRDELSGLPDMVRDRVSSAIDAILSADSASRKQEVQAWDGEVRQVSKHAFNLPQLEGVPRIPPCGWKCSVCDLRENLWLNLTDGSILCGRRYFDGSGGNNHAVHHYRETGYPLAVKLGTITPDGADVYSYDEDDMVLDPNLAEHLSHFGIDMMKMQKTDKTMTELEIDMNQRIGEWDLIQESGVQLQPLYGPGYTGIRNLGNSCYLNSTMQVIFNIPAFQRKYVDRMEQIFQKAPGDPTQDFNTQVAKLGHGLSSGEHSKPAAEKETDTADQKGMQDGIAPRMFKALVGKGHAEFSTNRQQDAQEFFLHFINMVERNCRSSSNPNEVFRFLVEEKIKCLVSQKVKYTQRVEYILQLPVPMEAALNKEELSIYEQSRLQAEQEHRPPPELVRARIPFSACLDAFAAPEQLDEFWSSALQAKSTALKTSSFASFPDYLVIQIKKFTFGLDWVPKKLDVSIDVPEELDLSQFRGGGLQADEEELQDVAPPLVTPDEPKGTLGFYGNDDDDSYCSPNFSSPTSPVLDESVVTQLVEMGFPAEACRKAVYYTGNSGAEAAMTWVMSHMDDPDFAHPLVVSGVSAPVSVGGDPPPEEHVATIISMGFSHEQAVRALRATNNSLERAVDWIFSHIDDLDAEAAMDLSEGRSAAESVSESLPAAGPRVRDGTGRYELFAFISHMGTSTMCGHYVCHIKKEGRWVIYNDQKVCASEKPPKDLGYIYFYQRVQS
- the USP5 gene encoding ubiquitin carboxyl-terminal hydrolase 5 isoform X4, which translates into the protein MADWKDALLSVLPTIRVPRAGDRVHKDECAFSFHTPESECGLYVCMNSFLGFGRPYVERYYNKTGQRAFLHLKRTPKPKSDDSSSGTGDPPRKKPTRLAIGVEGGFDMTDEQCEYEEEVKLVILPEFLEVHRDELSGLPDMVRDRVSSAIDAILSADSASRKQEVQAWDGEVRQVSKHAFNLPQLEGVPRIPPCGWKCSVCDLRENLWLNLTDGSILCGRRYFDGSGGNNHAVHHYRETGYPLAVKLGTITPDGADVYSYDEDDMVLDPNLAEHLSHFGIDMMKMQKTDKTMTELEIDMNQRIGEWDLIQESGVQLQPLYGPGYTGIRNLGNSCYLNSTMQVIFNIPAFQRKYVDRMEQIFQKAPGDPTQDFNTQVAKLGHGLSSGEHSKPAAEKETDTADQKGMQDGIAPRMFKALVGKGHAEFSTNRQQDAQEFFLHFINMVERNCRSSSNPNEVFRFLVEEKIKCLVSQKVKYTQRVEYILQLPVPMEAALNKEELSIYEQSRLQAEQEHRPPPELVRARIPFSACLDAFAAPEQLDEFWSSALQAKSTALKTSSFASFPDYLVIQIKKFTFGLDWVPKKLDVSIDVPEELDLSQFRGGGLQADEEELQDVAPPLVTPDEPKAPVLDESVVTQLVEMGFPAEACRKAVYYTGNSGAEAAMTWVMSHMDDPDFAHPLVVSGVSAPVSVGGDPPPEEHVATIISMGFSHEQAVRALRATNNSLERAVDWIFSHIDDLDAEAAMDLSEGRSAAESVSESLPAAGPRVRDGTGRYELFAFISHMGTSTMCGHYVCHIKKEGRWVIYNDQKVCASEKPPKDLGYIYFYQRVQS
- the USP5 gene encoding ubiquitin carboxyl-terminal hydrolase 5 isoform X2 yields the protein MADWKDALLSVLPTIRVPRAGDRVHKDECAFSFHTPESECGLYVCMNSFLGFGRPYVERYYNKTGQRAFLHLKRTPKPKSDDSSSGTGDPPRKKPTRLAIGVEGGFDMTDEQCEYEEEVKLVILPEFLEVHRDELSGLPDMVRDRVSSAIDAILSADSASRKQEVQAWDGEVRQVSKHAFNLPQLEGVPRIPPCGWKCSVCDLRENLWLNLTDGSILCGRRYFDGSGGNNHAVHHYRETGYPLAVKLGTITPDGADVYSYDEDDMVLDPNLAEHLSHFGIDMMKMQKTDKTMTELEIDMNQRIGEWDLIQESGVQLQPLYGPGYTGIRNLGNSCYLNSTMQVIFNIPAFQRKYVDRMEQIFQKAPGDPTQDFNTQVAKLGHGLSSGEHSKPAAEKETDTADQKGMQDGIAPRMFKALVGKGHAEFSTNRQQDAQEFFLHFINMVERNCRSSSNPNEVFRFLVEEKIKCLVSQKVKYTQRVEYILQLPVPMEAALNKEELSIYEQSRLQAEQEHRPPPELVRARIPFSACLDAFAAPEQLDEFWSSALQAKSTALKTSSFASFPDYLVIQIKKFTFGLDWVPKKLDVSIDVPEELDLSQFRGGGLQADEEELQDVAPPLVTPDEPKGTLGFYGNDDDDSYCSPNFSSPTSPVLDESVVTQLVEMGFPAEACRKAVYYTGNSGAEAAMTWVMSHMDDPDFAHPLVVSGVSAPVSVGGDPPPEEHVATIISMGFSHEQAVRALRATNNSLERAVDWIFSHIDDLDAEAAMDLSEGRSAAESVSESLPAAGPRVRDGTGRYELFAFISHMGTSTMCGHYVCHIKKEGRWVIYNDQKVCASEKPPKDLGYIYFYQRVQS